A stretch of DNA from Candidatus Chlorohelix allophototropha:
ACTGCCACCCCCTTGCCAACCGCCACCCCGCAGTCAACCCTTACCCAACAACAATTAGCCGCGTTAAAGGCACACACCGATTCTGTCAGATCAGTAGCAATCAGCCCGGACGGTAACACCCTTGCCAGTGGCAGTTTGGATAAAACTATCAAGCTATGGTCGCTGCCCGAAGGCAAGCTGCTCAACACCCTCACTGGTAATTCTGATGCGGTAGCGTACAGCCCGGACGGGAAGATTCTTGCCAGCGGAAGTTTTAAAGAAATTAAGCTGTGGTCGTTGCCCGACGGCAAGCTGCTCAACACGCTCACGGGTCATTCTTCCGGGGTCAATTCGGTAGCAATCAGCCCAGATGGTAACACTCTTGCTAGCGGGAGTTGGGATAAAACCATCAAGTTGTGGTCAATACCCGACGGCAAACTGCTCAACACTCTCGCAGGGCATTCTGAAGCTGTATTGTCAGTAGCTTTCAGCCCGGACGGGAAGATTCTTGCCAGCGGAAGTAATGATGGCAGCATCAAGCTGTGGTCAATACCCGACGGCAAACTGCTCAACACTCTCGCAGGGCATTCTGGGGCTGTCGATTCGGTAGCGTTCAGCCCCGACGGCAAGACCCTTGCCAGCGGAAGTTATAAAGAAATCAATCTGTGGGAGGTGAGCAGCGGAAAGTTGCTGCAGACCCTCACTGGTGATTCTGATAGTGCCTTATCGGTAGCTTTCAGCCCGGACGGGAAGATTCTTGCCAGCGGAAGTAATGATGGCAGCATCAAGCTGTGGTCAATACCCGACGGCAAAATCCTGACCGCGCTGATGGATCTGGCGGCGAATACTTCTGACGTAAAGGGTGTTAGTTTTAAGCAGGGAGATATAACCTATACCTTGCCCTGCGGTTCTGCCATTCCTGCCGGAGCAGTTTGCACCTGCAACTGTGTGGCTGGTACCGGGATGAGTACCGGTGGAAGCGGTACACACTACTGGTATCCCAATTAAACTATTGAATATTTCGTCAGCTCTCTCAAAGGCGGGATAAAAGGGAAGAATATATTAGCTTGTAAAGGAGGAAACCATGGAGGACGAGCCAAAAAAAGCCGAGCAAACCAATGATGAGGAGAAACCCCAAGTTTTTGCGGTAAGCAAAAAGAGAGGGGGCTTCAAGTTCAATCGGCGCGATTTTCTGGCAGCGGCAGTAACGGTAGGTATTACCGGATCATTAGTAAACGGTGAGAGCAAAGAAGCTGTAGCTAAAGAGCCAAACTCCTATAGCCTGTTTTTACCCTTGCTGGATGCTTCCAGCTTTTCCAATGATAAATTCCAGCAAAAATGGGAATACAGCGACAGGTTGGTAATTTTGGATCCTACGGCGGGGCGCGGTTATACATGGGGACCAAACAGCTTCGGAACTTACCAGGAAAATTACGTTGAGTCTAACGGAGGAAAGCGACAGGTTCAATATTTTGATAAGAGCCGGATGGAACTTGCGAATGACGGCGTTACCGTTACAAACGGCTTACTCACCAAAGAACTGGTGACGGGGTTGCAACAAGACGGAAATTCCCTATTTATCCAGAAAACTCCCTGCCAAGTGCAAGTGGCAGGCGACGATAACAGCGGCACCGGAAACAAAGTAGCTCCCTCTTATGCCAGTTTCCGCAGTGTCATTACCTTTAACCCCGGTATCAATATAGCGCCCTCTCTCATCGGTCAGCCTGCAAACCTAGCTATAAACAAAGCGGGAGAGGTAAGCACTCTAGATAATCCTCCTGCCCGTGTTTTGATCAGTTCCTATGAGGCTACGCTTGGGCATAATGTACCGGATACCTTCCAGAATTTCCAAAATCTGGTCGGACGAATCTGGGATGGCAGCAAATTTGTGCAAGGGAAGATTTTTACCGATAACCCTATTGCTAACGTATTCGGCTATCCGGTGACCGAGCCGTATTGGATCAGGGCAGTGGTGGCAGGAGCGGAAAAGGATGTATTGGCGCAATTGTTTGAACGCCGAGTTCTAACCTACACGCCTTCCAACCCCGATCCTTATAAGGTAGAGATGGGTAATATTGGGCAGCACTACCATTTCTGGAGATATGGAAACAATAGCAATACCGCTATTAAGGTGCAACCAACTCAAATGACTTCTTACAAGATTTCTGGAAAAGAATTTACGCAGCCCTGCGGCGCGCCAATTCCGGCGGGGGCAGTTTGTGTCTGTAATTGCGTGGCAGGCACCAGTTCCTGTAACCCGAATTGCACCTGCAACCTGATTTGTACCTGTGATGCCCAATGCACCTGCCAAAGCTACTGCTCAATAAATTATCATTACTGGCATCCGAATTAATTGAAGTGAATGGAGTGTTAATTAATGGAAACATATGTTATACCTATGTCCGAAAGCACCGACTCGGATAAGTATATTATCTTTCGCCCTCTCACCGGGCTGGCTTTCGTCGGTAACCGAGCCATGGCAGAGCTTTCCACAGTTTTGTCGAAGGGCGCTCCAGTTTTACCTGAGCAAGAGGTAGGGGAGTTTTTAGAGGCAATTGATTTTTATAAACCAGACCCACCCACACTTAGCTTTTCTGACACAGTTTTCCACCCGACTACGGCTGTTTTGTTGATGACTAACCGCTGTCAATTGCGCTGTATTTATTGCTATGCTTCTTCCGGGGAATTTTCCCCGAAAGACCTTTCTTCGGCGCTAGGTTACACCGCTATAGATTACGCTTGCCAGAATGCCCAAGAAATGGGTCGCTCGGAATTTGAGGTATCGTTTCATGGAGGAGGCGAACCTACCTTGGCTTGGAAAACTATTCAGGAATGTACTGCCTATGCACGCGAAAAGCCAATCAAAGCCAAAATAAGCCTAACCTCAAATGGAATATGGTCGAGCGCCCAACTCGATTGGATTACCTCCAATCTAGATGGGTTGACACTCTCGATAGACGGCGGGTCGAGTACGCAGGGAAGGCAACGCCCTCTCTCCAGTGGTGGTAACTCGTCGGCTCTAGTAATGTCCACCGCTAAAGAATTGGATGGTCGCAACTTCAATTATGGCATCCGTATGACCGCTACCGAACCATGGAGCAATCTGCCGGAAGATGTCCGATTTTTGGTAGAGGAAACCCGCTGTCCAACAATTCAGGTAGAGCCTGCTTTCAATCCTCGGAGAGGCGGTCATGGACAGCCCGATGAGATGGAAGCGTTGGCTTTTGCAGAAGCCTTTCTGGAAGCAATTGAGGTAGCCAACCAATCAAACAGGATTTTGTTTTATTCGGGGGCACGTCTTGGGATGTCTCCAGGAACTTTTTGCACTGCTCCGTATGGGGCGCTTATCGTAAATGCGGAGGGCGAACTGGTGTCTTGTTACGAGGTCACCAATGCTACTCATCCAATGGCAAAGCTTTCGGCTATAGGACGGATTGCCGGGGAGGAGGTTATTGTAGATCAAGCTGCACGCAGTTACCTGTTAAACCTTATCGCCGAACGCCGGGAAGCCTGCCGCGATTGTTTTATATATTGGTCGTGTGCAGGAGGATGTTACTCCCGCATGTTCGGTACCGGACCAGAAGGTCATCAAATTAGGGAAGGGCGTTGTTACCTTAATCGCTATATCACTCAACAGTTGCTACTCAAGGGTATCGCGGATGGAAACGGAGTTTTATATTCACCACCCCGAAGCGGCTGTAATTGTTAGATCAGAGGAATTAAAGATGGATAAATTAGAGAATCCCTACGCTTATGAGAACTTTCCCAGAGCTAGGTTATCTTTCAGGATAACCCGCCGCCAGTTGTGGTCGGCAATAGTCACCAGAGTAGAAACCCGCCGCCAAGAAAATAAGGGTCGTTCTGTGTTTGATTTGCAAGAATTGGGCAATTATTCGGACGAGCAATTGTCCGGGCTTGCTCCAGCAATAGTGGATGGCTGTGAAATCTCCGTAACAGAGGGCTTTATCTATTGTCTGCCTCCAGGTCGGATTGCTGCTGTCCAGCTTTTTCCGCAAGATTCTCCGGCGCTAATAGCTTTCAATCTCTTTAACGGTCTGACAACTTTGGGAGAAGCAGCCAAGCAACTTAGCACGGAAATGGATTGGGATATTAAGCATAGCTTTGCGTACATCCGAGGGCTTTTCCTGGCTCTGGTTCTAGAGGGGGTTTGTCTTCCAGCATCCCATGTAACGCCATGAGTAATATGCAGTCTCCGCCTTTCGAGTTGATTGCGGATTGCAACCTGCCAATTTTTCGACAAAAACAAAACCGATTCACGCTTTTCTATGCTCCCGGTTACTTGATGTAGATTGCGGTTGTCAAGACCTAATATTCCGGGCTAAAAATGCATCTGAATTTAACCCACTTTTTTAAGAAAAAGCTCCAGGCAGTGGCCTGTCGCACGCTGGCGTTCGCACAAAAGCCAAGCTTTTGCGCTCAACCAGCTCTTATTAGGCTGAAATAATCTTAGCCTCTTGAAATCTTTAAGAACCAGTTCCCGCTTCCGGTTTCTTTTCTTCTGGTGGAAGTTGCCGACGCTCTAAGCCGTAACTCTCCTTTCCTAAAGTGCGGTAACTGCTACCTCTTAAATAAAAAACTTCTCCGTGATGCAATAAACGGTCAATAATCGCCACCATCAAGGCAGTATCACCACCCTCGATCAGTTCGCCCCAGTTAGAAAGGCTTTTGTTACTGGTAATGATCGTAGCACCTCTGAGGTAACGTCCGCTGATCAGCTCATATAAGGCCGGACCTACACGTGCGTCCATCGGTAAATAGCCCAGTTCGTCTAATACCAACACCTGACATTTCAAAAGCGGCTCTAAAATCCTGGCTATTTCCTGGCGAGTGCTAGCCGCAATCACTTGGTTCGCCAGTTGTTGAGCCGTAATGAACTTTACGGTGTAACCCAACTGCACCATCTTAATTCCGGCTGCAATCGAAAGATGGGTTTTCCCAAGCCCACTTGCCCCGATTAGGAGTAAATTCCCAGCTTTTTCTACAAAACTGCTGTCGAAATAGCGTAAAATCACGCTGCGCTTCAGTTCCGGGTGGCGACTGAAATCGAATTGTTCCAGGCTGGCTTCAAAAGGGAAACTGGCTGAGTGCAAACGCTTTTTGAGTTGGTTCTCCTGACGAGATAGCAACTCTTCGCTTAACAATTCTTCTAAAAACTCCCCGTAATCCATTCCGGTTTCGCGTGCCCGTTCAATCCAATCGCTGTATACCTGTTTTACCCTGCCCAGTTTTAGGCTGGTGAGTTTATGTTCCAGACTATTCATCCCACCGCCCTTTCTATTTCATTTTCCTCAGGTATGGCCGAAAAACGGTTGGCCACCAGTGGTTCGTATTCACTGAGTAGCCGTTCCACCGCTGGTTGAGTGGGCTTGAGGGTAGCGGCATTACTGCCTGAACCCGCTGGCTTGAGTAATAAACCCTTGAGATATTCCGCCCCGTAAAGCTGTTGTTCCGTTGCCAATTCCACCGCCGCCTGGAATTCTTCCAGCCCTACCTGCTGGGCCAGCGCGTATAGTTGGTGGATTTGTTCACTCATGGTGGCTCTTTGCCGTCGACAGATTACCGCCACATACTGGTACACTTGCGGTCCTAAATTTAACAACCAATCCCGCCACACCATGGTTCTGGCTCTGGGTTTGATCTCAAAAGCTTGGGTGTAATGTTCCGGTATTACTAAGCGGCGGTTTCGGGAATAACAACGGGGGTGCTGTGCCACCAGTTCCGTACCCCGCCATAACTTCAGCCATTCCCGATGTATCCGGGCTGTCAGGGTTTGTCCCATTAGTTCCGCCGGTACGCTATATTTGTTGGTCTCAAAAATGACTACCCCTTCCCGGTTTACCACCAGGCTGGTAAATAAACCGTAATCCCGGGCACTAGCAGGCAATGGGCTGAAGTGTTTACGCTCTATTTCCAGTAAGCTACCCGGAATTTCCCCGGTCGCTGCGCATGTACGCTCGTAATTCACTACCCCTAACCATTCTTCCAACTGCCTTACCAGATCCGCCGCATCGTAGAATGTACGACCAGCTAGAAAATTGTTTTTGGTATACTTTACCAAATTTTCTACGGCACCTTTCTGGTTTCCGCTGGCCGGGGCACAGGCTTCCGGGTGAAACTCGAATTCTAGTGCCAGTTTCTGCCACACCGGATGCCACACTGGTTGGTTCTTTTCATCTCGCCTCAGTACCACCGTCTTCATATTATCCGTGGTAATTACCCACGGTACTCCCCCCATCCGGTTGAGGGCTTCCACCAGGCAGCGCACCAGCGTTTCTTCGGCCATATCTTTCTGAAAGCTCACATACATAAAACGCGAGTATTTCAGCCGGGCACAGAAAAAGTAGAAGGTTTGGGGTACACTATCTTGTTTACTGAACAGCACTCCCCGAATTTCACCCCAGTCTATTTGCAAAAACTCTCCAGGTAAGCCCTCAAAACGTATCTGTACCTGATGAGCCTGGTTCTCTCTGGCTTTTTTGAGCTTGCGCACATAGTCATAGAAGGCGGTGGGTCTGCCACAGTAGGGCTGTTTGGGATCTTCCCACGCTAGTTCCAGCATTCTTTTCACTTGTAGTTTTTGTTCTAGCCAGCCTTCAATCTGTTCTTTGAAGACTGCCACACTACTTTCACGATTGGGGCGGGTTTGTACCTTGTCGCTAGGTTCATTTAGCACTCTTTTTACGG
This window harbors:
- a CDS encoding WD40 repeat domain-containing protein: MTKDNEEKDIEEEKPQVFAVSKKREGFKFNRRDFLAAAGAVSASGVMVACGDTPTPQPTPTPLPTATPLPTATPQSTLTQQQLAALKAHTDSVRSVAISPDGNTLASGSLDKTIKLWSLPEGKLLNTLTGNSDAVAYSPDGKILASGSFKEIKLWSLPDGKLLNTLTGHSSGVNSVAISPDGNTLASGSWDKTIKLWSIPDGKLLNTLAGHSEAVLSVAFSPDGKILASGSNDGSIKLWSIPDGKLLNTLAGHSGAVDSVAFSPDGKTLASGSYKEINLWEVSSGKLLQTLTGDSDSALSVAFSPDGKILASGSNDGSIKLWSIPDGKILTALMDLAANTSDVKGVSFKQGDITYTLPCGSAIPAGAVCTCNCVAGTGMSTGGSGTHYWYPN
- a CDS encoding radical SAM/SPASM domain-containing protein, translated to METYVIPMSESTDSDKYIIFRPLTGLAFVGNRAMAELSTVLSKGAPVLPEQEVGEFLEAIDFYKPDPPTLSFSDTVFHPTTAVLLMTNRCQLRCIYCYASSGEFSPKDLSSALGYTAIDYACQNAQEMGRSEFEVSFHGGGEPTLAWKTIQECTAYAREKPIKAKISLTSNGIWSSAQLDWITSNLDGLTLSIDGGSSTQGRQRPLSSGGNSSALVMSTAKELDGRNFNYGIRMTATEPWSNLPEDVRFLVEETRCPTIQVEPAFNPRRGGHGQPDEMEALAFAEAFLEAIEVANQSNRILFYSGARLGMSPGTFCTAPYGALIVNAEGELVSCYEVTNATHPMAKLSAIGRIAGEEVIVDQAARSYLLNLIAERREACRDCFIYWSCAGGCYSRMFGTGPEGHQIREGRCYLNRYITQQLLLKGIADGNGVLYSPPRSGCNC
- the istB gene encoding IS21-like element helper ATPase IstB; protein product: MNSLEHKLTSLKLGRVKQVYSDWIERARETGMDYGEFLEELLSEELLSRQENQLKKRLHSASFPFEASLEQFDFSRHPELKRSVILRYFDSSFVEKAGNLLLIGASGLGKTHLSIAAGIKMVQLGYTVKFITAQQLANQVIAASTRQEIARILEPLLKCQVLVLDELGYLPMDARVGPALYELISGRYLRGATIITSNKSLSNWGELIEGGDTALMVAIIDRLLHHGEVFYLRGSSYRTLGKESYGLERRQLPPEEKKPEAGTGS
- the istA gene encoding IS21 family transposase, with translation MLEVMARSAIKYHRKRGDNYNVIAGKVQHDARTVKRVLNEPSDKVQTRPNRESSVAVFKEQIEGWLEQKLQVKRMLELAWEDPKQPYCGRPTAFYDYVRKLKKARENQAHQVQIRFEGLPGEFLQIDWGEIRGVLFSKQDSVPQTFYFFCARLKYSRFMYVSFQKDMAEETLVRCLVEALNRMGGVPWVITTDNMKTVVLRRDEKNQPVWHPVWQKLALEFEFHPEACAPASGNQKGAVENLVKYTKNNFLAGRTFYDAADLVRQLEEWLGVVNYERTCAATGEIPGSLLEIERKHFSPLPASARDYGLFTSLVVNREGVVIFETNKYSVPAELMGQTLTARIHREWLKLWRGTELVAQHPRCYSRNRRLVIPEHYTQAFEIKPRARTMVWRDWLLNLGPQVYQYVAVICRRQRATMSEQIHQLYALAQQVGLEEFQAAVELATEQQLYGAEYLKGLLLKPAGSGSNAATLKPTQPAVERLLSEYEPLVANRFSAIPEENEIERAVG